The nucleotide sequence CATGACGTGTTACCTGAATCATGGAACTGACGTCATTTTGCCCTCGCCCTCTGGAAATAACAAGTGCTTCTAAAAATGGAAAGCAAAGATTTCGCAACAAAGGGCAAAGTGGAAACTCGATGATAACCGTCCTCGAAAAATTGTGTTGAGAAAAGGCAAAAAGACGTCACACATTTCGAAAATGTGCGCTTCTTTAATATCTGAAGAAATACTCGAAGAAACGTGTAAGGTAAAAATGAACAAGTAAAGCGCAGCGagtgtttgttttgtaattacacTAATTCTGTACCACCCCCTCTAGCTTCCTTTCTATTCTTCCGTCCTATTAATACCTTCATACCTTCTATAGCAAACCCCCTACAAAATTTCAGCTCGGGCAAAGGTCATCTTTACCCGCAGGGATGTTTTCGATGTAAATAATTCTATCTGTTCCGAATTTGTCGCTTTGAATCATTATATTATTACACCATAATGGAATTGAGGAAGTGAGTCATTGTGTTTTATGGGATGAAAAAAAGAGTCCAAAAAGCATGTTGGAAAAAAAAACTGATTAAAAAACCCAGCACATATTATGTCTGTatttttgaattaaaaaaaataaaaagaatacaatgcaatcatttcttAATCTGTAATTGCAAATTCAATTTACTTCACAATTTTGATAAACAAATTAGTTAATAATTTTACAACTTTCAATcagaaatgcaatcccaaaattataattttaatccacacaTTTGAAGGAATTTTATCAAAAACTGCCGTCGCCACGGTATCATAGCCTCATCCTTTTAAAAGGGAGgatatcttctttctttttcttctgcgtgcATGAGCTGCGACTCCAACGTACACTCGTCCGCACGAGTTGGCTTTCACGTGCCTGGCAATCCACCCCCCATCCCCTGCCATTTAGGTAGTCATACTGCGATTAagggggatgcatgctgggagtttttgtgtttctatagctcaccgaactctggcattaataacatttaaaaaaatttaatttcatttaatttttttcaaaaatattgGCATAATTATACAAACATCTAGTGCAAGCTGGATACACGGCATTGCAACATTATGgcttttttcttcctttcttgaAGACGGAACCGATGTCACGAAACCGAATAGTCTGTGCCATGAATACCACAGCACTTAGTCTACATTGCATTCAAATGCAGTATGGCATTGATAACATGATCTTGTTCGTACATACTTGGTTGTGTACTTGCGtgaacacacgaagggggataaggcactgggAAGTCTGAAAAGAAGTTGACACGGGAGATCGGAAGAATCTCAGCCCTAAACACTCCAGGCGCTGCCGAGATTTGGACCCCGAACCTTCCACGCGAAATGCCGACGTCATTGAAAAAATAGGATACCCTCTCGTCAAAAGGGaaaatatgacatcatcaaagacatgcctataaaataaaaaaaaaaaaaaataaaaaaaaaaccaaggtgTGGGGATATGATTCGCAAAAATTCACATCTAAGGTTTCAAACACCTGTGTCCGGTAGTTTTCCGGGAAATGCCttacacatcacacacacacgcacacacgcacacacacgcgcacgcacgcacgcacgcacgcactcacgcacgcacgcaagagTTTACCGtaatatttgtttttttttatctataatcaaatattttattttatttatttacgaggatttataccgcgcacgtatctcaccacacaaggcgactcaaggcgcatgttacctattaaagccgtgtgagatggaattttttacacaatatatcacgcattcacatcggccagtagatcaacagcctataggcgctgcatccacctttcacggcctattattccaggtcacacgggtattttggtggacatatttatctacgcctatacaattttgccaggaaagacccttttgtcaatcgtgggatctttaacgtgcataccataccccaatgtagtgtacacgaagggacctcgatttatcgtctcatccgaaagactagcacttaaacccaccacctaggttaggaaagggggggagaaaattgcacacgccctgacccagggtcgaactcgcaacttctcgcttccgagcgcaagtgcgttaccactcggccacccaaattaaaaaaaaaactactactactactaataatacgGAAAGAAAATATAAAGTCTGGTGCCAaatgtgtgtgtccctgtgtgaaAAAGAGTTGATCTGGATCTTCTGCTACAGAGAAAGGTTTTAGCTAAATGTTGTGAATGATGATTTAACGTCAGACAGTTATTTGAAACGCACGCAATTATGTAATGTTTTCAACACAAGAAAAGGCTTTTTTAACAGTTAATTGCGAGGTTCTTTATGGCACAGAACAGCTGGGCCTTTGTCAGAAATCCGACTCGGAATCTTTTTTTCTCGTCCGTTCCGTAAGAATTTTCCCTGTACAGTGTACAAAATACATAGCATACAAAATGATAAGGTTCAACATTGCACAAGCAAAACGGATCAGCAACTGTTGCTGTTTGATTTACTCGCGTTTATATAAAGAAAACCGCGCAAGCGTCTATTTTCTCGTGCTAAGTAACTGAGATTCTGCCTATTCACTCCTGCAACTGGTACAGTGACCTAACACTGCCTAACGATAGTTATAACATAACATAGGGGAGAGGTCCTTCAGtgcactttttatatttagtcaagttttgactaaatattttaacatcgagggggaatcgaaacgagggtcgtggtgtatgtgcgtgtgtctgtgtgtctgtgtgtctgtgtgtctgtgtgtgtgtgtgtgtgtgtagagcgattcagactaaactactggaccgatctttatgaaatttgacatgagagttcctgggtatgaaatccccgaacgtgtttttcatttttttgataaatgtctttgatgacgtcatatccggcttttcgtgaaagttgaggcggcactgtcacgccctcatttttcaaccaaattggttgaaattttggtcaagtaatcttcgacgaagcccggacttcggtattgcatttcagcttggtggcttaaacattaattaatgactttggtcattaaaaatcggaaaattgtaaaaaaaaataaaaatttataaaacgatccaaatttacgtttatcgtattttccattatttgctgattccaaaaacatataaatatgttatattcggattaaaaacaagctctgaaaattaaatatataaaaattattatcaaaattaaattgtccaaatcaatttaaaaacactttcatcttattccttgtcggttcctgattccaaaaacatacagatatgatatgtttggattaaaaacacgctcagaaagttaaaacaaagagaggtacagaaaagcgtgctatccttcttagcgcaactactaccccgctcttcttgtcaatttcactgcctttgccatgagcggtggactgacgatgctacgagtatacggtcttgctgaaaaatggcattgcgttcagtttcattctgtgagttcgacagctacttgactaaatattgtattttcgccttacgcgacttgttatatttagtcaagttttgactaaatattttaacgtagaggggggaatcgagacgagggtcgtggtgtatgtgtgtgtgtgtgtgtgtgtgtgtgtgtctgtgtgtgtgtgtagagcgattcagactaaactactggaccgatctttatgaaatttgacatgagagttcctgggtatgaaatccccgaacgtgtttttcatttttttgataaatgtctttgatgacgtcatatccggcttttcgtgaaagttgaggcggcactgtcacgccctcatttttcaaccaaattggttgaaattttggtcaagtaatcttcgacgaagcccgggattcggtattgcatttcagcttggtggcttaaaaattaattaatgactttggtcattaaaaatcggaaaattgtaaaaaaaaataaaaatttataaaacgctccaaatttacgtttatcttattttccatcatttgctgattccaaaaacatataaatatgttatattcggattaaaaacaagctctgaaaattaaatatataaaaattattatcaaaattaaattgtccaaatcaatttaaaaacactttcatcttattccttgtcggttcctgattccaaaaacatatagatatgatatgtttggattaaaaacacgctcagaaagttaaaacaaagagaggtacagaaaagcgtgctatccttcttagcgcaactactaccccgctcttcttgtcaatttcactgcctttgccatgagcggtggcctgacgatactacgagtaaaatggcgttgcgttcagtttcattctgtgagttcgacagctacttgactaaatattgtattttcgccttacgcgacttgttatatttagtcaagttttgactaaatattttaacatcgagggggaatcgaaacgagggtcgtggtgtatgtgtgtctgtctgtgcgtgtgtgtgtgtgtgtagagcgattcagactaaactactggaccgatctttatgaaatttgacatgagagttcctgggtatgaaatccccgaacgcttttttcatttttttgataaatgtctttgatgacgtcatatccggcttttcgtgaaagttgaggcggcactgtcacgccctcatttgtcaaccaaattggttgaaattttggtcaagtaatcttcgacgaagcccggacttcggtattgcatttcagcttggtggcttaaaaattaattaatgactttggtcattaaaaatctgaaaattgtaaaaaaaaataaaaatttataaaacgatccaaatttacgtttatcttattttccatcatttgctgattccaaaaacataaatatgttatattcggattaaaaacaagctctgaaaattaaatatataaaaattattatcaaaattaaattttccaaatcaatttaaaaacacgttcatcttattccttgtcggttcctgattccaaaaacatatagatatgatatgtttggattaaaaacacgctcagaaagttaaaacaaagagaggtacagaaaagcgtgctatccttcttagcgcaactactaccccgctcttcttgtcaatttcactgcctatgccgtgagcggtggactacgagtatacggtcttgctgcgttgcattgcgttcagtttcattctgtgagttcgacagctacttgactaaatattgtattttcgccttacgcgacttgttttttcttcgacGAGGTTACACCGAACgtcaggaagcagccaggctgttggttTTGTGTCTATGTCCAAGTGGATGGAGaatctccttcttctttgtctacgttcatgggctgaaactcccacgtacactttaaacaaaaaaattccgttttatttgtttgcatgagtgggcttttacctgtatgaccctttttaccccgccatttaggcatcCATACCCGGAGGATGGTggattgtcttatcccatgcaaaatCGCGAACAGATTTGTAATGGTGTAAAGTAATGGTTTTAACGGAAGGTATGGTACCTTTAAATGTTGCTCTTACGCGACTTTGGATTTGAATCCTCTCAGCCCACACGAGTCACGATTTTAGATTTCATTACTTTTGCCGTGTTTAAGTAAGTAAAATTATTGCGTTCTTTAGTAGAACACCCTGAATTTTGGTTAATATCTGGGGGCTGAAGTTGTAAGTATAGGTAGCCTCGAGGGTTACTCTTTCGTCAACTGGTCAACTTTTCCTTCTTTGGACCCAAGCACTTTAAACCCACACAAGTTAAGATATTAAAATTCAACACCTGTGTTGCATCGctcagaaaacaaaaaaacacttttgttgTTAATAAACCGCCCTGTCTATTGGTTAATACGAAGAGGTACATGCTGAAACTTATGCACATGAGCTTTAAGCAGCTTCAAAAATTTACCCCCCGTGGGTTTCAAGTGCCCTCAACCATCACGTCTAACTACTCGAAACCACCCACAAGTCGTAACTTAAACGCCTTTTCATTGAGCGCAGTCAGTAACAACAATAAGACTTGTAGCAGTACGCCCTGTCCGTTGCTCATAATCTGAGAGCGGAGGAGGGAGCTAGCTGTAGGCAGTCTGAAGAGTTTGTTTTTCGCGGGACCGTCATCTTGAGGACGGCTTGCACCTGCTCGCGAAGAAGAATCCTCTGAAAGAACAGCTAAAAGGAACGACCCGTGGGTGGGAGGGGGAAGGAAGAGCCAAGTTTTGGGTCAACAGACGTAATCAAAAGTATGCACTTTTGAAGCTGACGGAGGTGGTTTTGGTAGAGATTTTTCCTTGGTGGCTCAAATATTGATGAAAAGCGTTTTTGATTGCCGTCGTTGTTGTGAGTTCTCCTTTTTCGGTCTACATGCTCCTCCTCCCTTGTTACGTTAAGAATCGCTAAATTCCCCTCTGCCCCTCAGTGCCTTTATCTATTTTTGTCTCTACTCCTCCGTTCTTTTTTGCTAAGAACGTCAACCAACGTTTCTGTACATTTATTTGACTCAGTGAGATCTAACTGTACGTGCTACGTACTCGGTGGCCGTATTTCTACCGTAAGGTATGTGCCTCCCTTCGTCTTATCCATGTTATTGGTTTAGAATGTTTCTCTTTTCCCGAGCTCCTCCTCATCCACCCTAACGTTCTCTCCCCCCCTACCCTTCCttctttccacacacacacacacacacacacacacacacacacacacatacatacacacacacacacacacgcgcgcacacacacgttcacacacacacacacacacacacacacacacacacgcacgcacgcacgcacgcacacacacgttcacacacacacacacacacacacacacacacacacacactgacactttGATACACGAATTGCTAAAAATCCCACAGATTGCACCACTGGTTTCAATTCCACATTATGACAAAATCCGAAACTATTGTTCAGCTATCGCAGCATGGGGTAACTTTTATGCAACTGGAAATCATTGGTAATAGAGAATCTGAGGAAGATAGAGTTTACTGAGGACACGAAGATGACATTCGGGTACTTCGCCTTGACGTCATAATAAGTAACCAAACAGCGAAAACAATCGCTACACTACACCTTGACGTCATAACATTTCACCAAACAGAATCCACACAAatagacaaaacaacaacaacaacgaaaaacaacaacaacaacaacaacaacaacaacaacaacaacaacagtaacagcgaaaaacaaacaaagaaacaaacaaagaaacaaagaaacaatcaaacaaaatacaaacaaaatacaaacaaacaaacgaacacacaaagaaacaaagaaacaaaaacgaaacaaaaccgaaaaaaacacccaaaacaaCAGCATCGCGACATCCCACTTCGACGGTATACCATGAACCAAACAGAAAAACACCAACCAGCAGCGATCATGACGTTTCGTCTTTTCTCTTGGATGACTAACCACGAACTCATTCTTCTCTAACGTAACCTTCCACTCTGCCTCTAAAATCAGTGCCAAGCGCAGAGCAGTACTTTTCTCGATACAGTCTCTCGTGGTACCATTGGTGGCACAACGTCCCTTGGTTCTGAGCGTTTACACAACACCCCTGACAGCATATGGTCAAGACACGACGCTAATCTTTGAGCAAAAAGCCTTCACAAAAAGGTATGTTGGTTGCTTACTACCCGATGGTTTCAGCGTGTGCGTGTGATGTTGACTGTGAGAGAACCTTGCAATTTGTGGACGattcctttttcttcttctcattctcgagatctccctccctctccctctctctccctctctctccctctctctttctcctctccctcccctctctctctctctctccctctctctctctctctgactgtctatctgtctttctgtttgtctgtctgtctgtctctgtctcacacacacacacacacacacgcacacacacacgtacacacacacgtacatacacacacacacgcatgtggttgtaagcgcgcgcgcgtgtgcatgtgtatgtgtgtatgtgtgtatgtgtgtgtgcgcgtgtgtgtgtgtttgcatgtgtgtgtgtgtgcgtgtgtgtacgtgtgcgtgcgtgcgtgcaagcgtgagtgagtgtgtggatatatatatgtgtgtgtgggtgtatgtgtgtgtgtgtatgtgtgtgtgtctgtgtgtgtgtttggatacATATGTGAAAGAGCAAGTATACATGTATACGAAGCAGAAAAGCATGGCTTTTGTTAGAACAGTAAGACCGAAGTGTACATTATTGCTACCAATCGGGATTTATAAATGCTGGCAAGTTTAACTTGCCCACGCGTTTTAGTCTAGCAAGCTGTCCGACACGATGGAAAATGGAGAAGAAAAGTGTGAACAATGAACATTTCTTAAAATAAAGCTAACTGAGGGCACTAAAATGGAATAAAATCTCTGTCCTGAACTAAGTCAAAGATCACACTTTCTTTGCTGTCAatagtattaaacaatggcgactgcatgtgagagggaacaataaagagaccaaaaagcaatgtactcacgttaaaatgacgaacacggaacgaataacggcgacgtttcgacctaagggtcttcttcaggcacaaaaacacaaaagtacacacacaaaaaagaagaagaaagacgatagaacaaataaagaggagaacaactgacaaaacaactgcactgcacaaaccgacaaatgacaaagacagagaagcaagggaagctactcgaggagaatgaaaagcggcagttttgaggtctgtagaccaaacaaaatgtgagggggggggggggggggtgcgtgaaagggaacgaaagaggagactcgcgtacccgtgcggacacacacacacacacacacacacacacacacacacacacgcacacacacacacacacacacacatacacacaaggtggAACAGCGGGGGGAAGGTTGAGATGAATGAATTAACGGCGAATGTTAATTCCATCGGGGCAGGTAGTGCCAAGGGATGATATGATGTGGGACTCCCTGAGTTTGCGCTCGAAGGAGTCGCCACGTACTTGCCACAGAGCCATGACTCTGACATGATCAAGTGAGTGACCAGCGGCGGTGAAGTGAAGGGATACTGGCCTATTGCGGGAATGACGGATGTCAGCCAGATGCTCGGAGAAACGCACCTCAAGGGTGCGCGCGGTTTCTCCGATATAAATCTGGCGACAAGAGAGGCAGACGATCGCATAGACAACGTTGTGACTTTGACAGTCAAACGTTCTCTTGACCGTGAAGGAGCCACGAGGGCCTTGGAGGCAGGTGTCAGGGTGGAGGAAGGGACAAGATTTGCAATTTCGTTTGGAACAAGGAAATGTCCCAGGGGCTGTGGGGTTGGTGGGACTGCGAAGACGGGATCTCACCAAGAGGTCGCGAACGCTGCGGTCTTTTCTGAAAGCACAGAGTGGTTTTTGAGTAAAGATCGAACCAACAGAGTCACTTCCTTGAAGGATGTGCCAGTTTGATTTCAGGATTCTGCTTACTGGCATGTTGTGGGGATGAAACAGTAGGGAAACAACGGGTCTGTCACTGTCCCTAGATGGTGAAGGACTGAGGGCGGACTCTCGACAGACTTGGGTAACCCGCAGAAGGGCGTCACGGACGAGTGCATCAGGGTAGTTGCGGGCCAAAAAGAAAGACGTCATCAAGACAGACTGTTGGTGGAAGTCGTCGTCTTCAGAGCATAGCCTCCGAAGACGAAGGAATTGAGAGAAAGGAATGCTGCTTTTGTTGGCAGGATGATGAGAAGAGTTGAAATCAAGGTATGAATGAGCGTCAGTTTCTTTGTAGAAGACAGAGGTGGTGAAGCGACCATGCAAGATGGAGATGGAGATGTCAAGAAAGACCACAGCTGAGGAAGAGATGTTGAATGTGAACTTGATGCTGGGATGGAATGCTTGGATGAAGTGAATGAAATCGAGAAGGAGGGGTTCAGACAGAGAAGTGGCACCCAAACCATCGTCGATGAACCTCTTGTACAGCTCTGGAACTGGGCCAGAGTAAGACTGTAGAATGAGGTGCTCAAGATGACCCATGAAAAGACATGCATAACTGGGTCCCATCTTCGTACCCATGGCGACTCCGCTGATCTGCTCAAAAATCTGTCCATCAAACTCAAAAGTGTTCAAAGTGAGAACAAGCTCAGCCAGGCGAACAAGTGTTGTGGTTGGTGGGTAGGCAGAATCAGTGGGACGACGATCCAGAAAGAATGTAAGGGCTTTGAGTCCGTCAGTGTGGGGTATGGATGTGTACAGGGACACAACATCCAACGTGAACAACAATTGGGGCTGAAAACTGGGATGGCTGTTGAGATGTTCAAGAAGGTTGAGGGTATGTGTTGTGTCTTTGACGTACGTTGGCAGTGACTGTACAATGGGTTGAAGGAGGAAGTCCAAGTATTCCGAAATGAACTCCGTTGGACAGCTGCAGGCAGAAACGATGGGTCTGCCTGGGGTGTTGGGTTTGTGTATTTTCGGGAGGAGGTAGAAAGTGGGCTGTTTAGCGTCAGACTTCAGCAGAAGTTTGGCAGTGGCGGGAAGATTGTTGTGTTTGATCTGTTCTTTAATTGTATCTGCGATCTGTTTTTGGTCGAGGGGGAGGGAGGCCTGAGGGAGTGGTTTGTATGACGCTGCGTCATTGAGTTGGCGATGGGCTTCGCGAAGGTACAGTTCTCGGTCCCAGACGACTACAGCACCGCCCTTGTCAGCAGGTTTGATGACGATGTCCTGGCGCGATTTAAGCGAGACAAGGGCTTGCTGTTCGTCTCGTGTCAGGTTGGAGTTACGAGCAGGTTTGGATTTAAGTTTGCTGATTTCTCTATGGCATTTGGCTATGTACAGTTCAACGTCAACGGACTTGTCTTGTTGAGGTTCCCTGTAGGCAGGAGTTTTGAAAAGGTGAGTGAAAACATCATCTTGGCCAGAGAGAGGTGGTGGGCGGGGAACAGTGCCGAGAATGGCCATCCAGCGAAGTTTACGAAAAAAGCGTTGGCAGTCGAGATGGGTATTGTATTTGCTGGCAGTGGGTTGGATTGGGATGAATTTGAGTCCTTTGGAAAGTACAGAGCGCTCGCTCTCTGACAAAGTGACTGTGTCGGGGACACATCGAACTAAAGCAGATGGGGGAGAAAAGGTGTCTGAGTTAGAGGTAGGTGGCTGATGTGCTGGGTTTTGTTTCAATAGTTTTTGTAGTTTGTTCTCTTTGAGTGTGGTGCAATGAACATGAATGAGTTGGTTATGTACATGCAGGACCTGCTTGAGTCggaatgccactggtgttggaAGAATGGAGGTGGATTGAGCTCGAAAGTGGTGCAGGAGCTTAGCATTGGCATCAAGTGACCGATCAAGTGACTTGACATGAGCACCAATTAGTTTGCGGCTTGCTTGTGCTAAAATGTTGTTTGTGCTAGCTACAAGCGGAGTGTTGTGTAGATCAGACGGAGAATGGTGGAGTTGAAAGCCATTTGGTATGACGCGGAGGCGCAGGCAGTGTTTGAGAAAAGTAATATGACTTGCGAGTTTGGTGGAGTTGAACATAGCTTTAGCGTAACCAAGTGCCAGTGGTTGAAAAAACGGCGGAAGAAAAAGATTCAAACTCGTTAGGAGGCTAGCGTGTGTTCTGGAGAAGAATCTATGGCAAGGCATAGAAACAGTTGCTGTTATTGGATAAACTGTAGTGTATAGGTCTCTATAAATCCAGGGGTTAATAAAGACTGTTCCGGTAAAAATTCTTAGCAAAGAAAATGGgaaatcaaaataaaatcaaaatagATCTGGATCTAAAGACttttaagaaagaaagggaTGGTGAAGAAAGTTATAAAATAAAAGAATGCAACACGAATAGAAGATCTTTTTCAGCCCCAATTGTTGTTCACGTTGGATGTTGTGTCCCTGTACACATCCATACCCCACACTGACGGACTCAAAGCCCTTACATTCTTTCTGGATCGTCGTCCCACTGATTCTGCCTACCCACCAACCACAACACTTGTTCGCCTGGCTGAGCTTGTTCTCACTTTGAACACTTTTGAGTTTGATGGACAGATTTTTGAGCAGATCAGCGGAGTCGCCATGGGTACGAAGATGGGACCCAGTTATGCATGTCTTTTCATGGGTCATCTTGAGCACCTCATTCTACAGTCTTACTCTGGCCCAGTTCCAGAGCTGTACAAGAGGTTCATCGACGATGGTTTGGGTGCCACTTCTCTGTCTGAACCCCTCCTTCTCGATTTCATTCACTTCATCCAAGCATTCCATCCCAGCATCAAGTTCACATTCAACATCTCTTCCTCAGCTGTGGTCTTTCTTGACATCTCCATCTCCATCTTGCATGGTCGCTTCACCACCTCTGTCTTCTACAAAGAAACTGACGCTCATTCATACCTTGATTTCAACTCTTCTCATCATCCTGCCAACAAAAGCAGCATTCCTTTCTCTCAATTCCTTCGTCTTCGGAGGCTATGCTCTGAAGACGACGACTTCCACCAACAGTCTGTCTTGATGACGTCTTTCTTTTTGGCCCGCAACTACCCTGATGCACTCGTCCGTGACGCCCTTCTGCGGGTTACCCAAGTCTGTCGAGAGTCCGCCCTCAGTCCTTCACCATCTAGGGACAGTGACAGACCCGTTGTTTCCCTACTGTTTCATCCCCACAACATGCCAGTAAGCAGAATCCTGAAATCAAACTGGCACATCCTTCAAGGAAGTGACTCTGTTGGTTCGATCTTTACTCAAAAACCACTCTGTGCTTTCAGAAAAGACCGCAGCGTTCGCGACCTCTTGGTGAGATCCCGTCTTCGCAGTCCCACCAACCCCACAGCCCCTGGGACATTTCCTTGTTCCAAACGAAATTGCAAATCTTGTCCCTTCCTCCACCCTGACACCTGCCTCCAAGGCCCTCGTGGCTCCTTCACGGTCAAGAGAACGTTTGACTGTCAAAGTCACAACGTTGTCTATGCGATCGTCTGCCTCTCTTGTCGCCAGATTTATATCGGAGAAACCGCGCGCACCCTTGAGGTGCGTTTCTCCGAGCATCTGGCTGACATCCGTCATTCCCGCAATAGGCCAGTATCCCTTCACTTCACCGCCGCTGGTCACTCACTTGATCATGTCAGAGTCATGGCTCTGTGGCAAGTACGTGGCGACTCCTTCGAGCGCAAACTCAGGGAGTCCCACATCATATCATCCCTTGGCACTACCTGCCCCGATGGAATTAACATTCGCCGTTAATTCATTCATCTCAACCTTCCCCCCGCTGTTccaccttgtgtgtatgtgtgtgtgtgtgtgtgtgtgtgtgtgtgtgtgtgcgtgtgtgtgtgtgtgtgtgtgtgtgtgtccgcacgggtacgcgagtctcctctttcgttccctttcacgcacccccccccccccccctcacattttgtttggtctacagacctcaaaactgccgcttttcattctcctcgagtagcttcccttgcttctctgtctttgtcatttgtcggtttgtgcagtgcagttgttttgtcagttgttctcctctttatttgtt is from Littorina saxatilis isolate snail1 linkage group LG5, US_GU_Lsax_2.0, whole genome shotgun sequence and encodes:
- the LOC138966109 gene encoding uncharacterized protein codes for the protein MGTKMGPSYACLFMGHLEHLILQSYSGPVPELYKRFIDDGLGATSLSEPLLLDFIHFIQAFHPSIKFTFNISSSAVVFLDISISILHGRFTTSVFYKETDAHSYLDFNSSHHPANKSSIPFSQFLRLRRLCSEDDDFHQQSVLMTSFFLARNYPDALVRDALLRVTQVCRESALSPSPSRDSDRPVVSLLFHPHNMPVSRILKSNWHILQGSDSVGSIFTQKPLCAFRKDRSVRDLLVRSRLRSPTNPTAPGTFPCSKRNCKSCPFLHPDTCLQGPRGSFTVKRTFDCQSHNVVYAIVCLSCRQIYIGETARTLEVRFSEHLADIRHSRNRPVSLHFTAAGHSLDHVRVMALWQVRGDSFERKLRESHIISSLGTTCPDGINIRR
- the LOC138966101 gene encoding uncharacterized protein, yielding MAILGTVPRPPPLSGQDDVFTHLFKTPAYREPQQDKSVDVELYIAKCHREISKLKSKPARNSNLTRDEQQALVSLKSRQDIVIKPADKGGAVVVWDRELYLREAHRQLNDAASYKPLPQASLPLDQKQIADTIKEQIKHNNLPATAKLLLKSDAKQPTFYLLPKIHKPNTPGRPIVSACSCPTEFISEYLDFLLQPIVQSLPTYVKDTTHTLNLLEHLNSHPSFQPQLLFTLDVVSLYTSIPHTDGLKALTFFLDRRPTDSAYPPTTTLVRLAELVLTLNTFEFDGQIFEQISGVAMGTKMGPSYACLFMGHLEHLILQSYSGPVPELYKRFIDDGLGATSLSEPLLLDFIHFIQAFHPSIKFTFNISSSAVVFLDISISILHGRFTTSVFYKETDAHSYLDFNSSHHPANKSSIPFSQFLRLRRLCSEDDDFHQQSVLMTSFFLARNYPDALVRDALLRVTQVCRESALSPSPSRDSDRPVVSLLFHPHNMPVSRILKSNWHILQGSDSVGSIFTQKPLCAFRKDRSVRDLLVRSRLRSPTNPTAPGTFPCSKRNCKSCPFLHPDTCLQGPRGSFTVKRTFDCQSHNVVYAIVCLSCRQIYIGETARTLEVRFSEHLADIRHSRNRPVSLHFTAAGHSLDHVRVMALWQVRGDSFERKLRESHIISSLGTTCPDGINIRR